The proteins below are encoded in one region of Opisthocomus hoazin isolate bOpiHoa1 chromosome 26, bOpiHoa1.hap1, whole genome shotgun sequence:
- the PRR29 gene encoding proline-rich protein 29 isoform X3 has protein sequence MILQQLPGTVAAPAPAAGPPYVRGDLIELMMIQNSQMHQVVMNSLAVSALTSFGFGPSPATAQVTAVPLQTGEEEEAVVFHHHYVPYPGPAPVLVWPVPARDRGPAAVRYLGTGSLAEDREQCGAPPSTSQRHGDCGSQCPTSIGVLRRGGGEAVSSMLPKMVSPARPTPQLQKILQVLSMVAPWYP, from the exons ATGATCCTCCAGCAGCTTCCCGGGACCgtggctgccccggcccccgccgctggACCCCCGTACGTCCGGGGAG ATTTAATCGAGCTGATGATGATTCAAAACTCCCAAATGCACCAGGTGGTGATGAACAGCCTGGCTGTATCGGCACTGACGTCCTTCGGGTTTGGGCCATCCCCAGCCACTGCCCAG GTGACGGCAGTCCCTTTGCAgactggagaggaagaggaggccgtGGTTTTCCATCATCACTATGTCCCCTATCCcggccctgctcctgtcctggtGTGGCCGGTGCCAGCACGGGATCGGGGACCGGCAGCTGTGCGGTACCTGGGCACCGGCTCATTAGCTGAGGATAGGGAG CAGTGCGGTgcccccccctccacctcccagcGCCACGGGGACTGTGGGAGCCAATGTCCCACCAGCATCGG AGTACTACGACGTGGCGGAGGGGAGGCTGTGAGCTCCATGCTTCCCAAGATGGTTTCTCCTGCACGTCCCACCCCTCAACTGCAGAAGATCCTGCAGGTGCTGAGCATGGTAGCTCCATGGTACCCATAG